Proteins encoded in a region of the Bactrocera tryoni isolate S06 chromosome 4, CSIRO_BtryS06_freeze2, whole genome shotgun sequence genome:
- the LOC120775035 gene encoding ATP-binding cassette sub-family B member 10, mitochondrial, which translates to MIIRCACIKGALSRLTSHSGFRRPFVTFRPTTISRGFITVHGLRSIQKQIFVPTVRGNVCLRIARFRGNVSNNTQQAEKVTKVKLHRKDVIRLIGLAKSEKLILIAAMGCLVISSAITMSVPFALGKILDIIFDKKGTHTETMEKLKEFSIILLGIFVLGGLTNYFRVYLFNSASLRIVKDLRYRVYRRMLLQETGWFDTKGTGELLNRLVNDTYMIGNSLSQNLSDGLRSTVMIVAGTSMMIYTSPSLALVSTCVVPCVAGMAIVYGRYVRNITRNLLDKFANISKSVEERLGNIKTVKGFCKEQEESKAYEMLLSDALNLGYKEVQARSLFFGLTGFSGNVIIISVLYYGGTLVISDALSIGALTSFILYAAYSAISINGLSNFYTELNKGVGAAQRVWEILDRQYSIPLHTGFVPKIPPRGEIKFENVLFSFPSRVESIILNNFNLTLLPGETTAVVGRSGSGKTTISTLLLRLYDPLQGRVLLDGIDLKELNPIWLRSHIGAVNQEPTLFSGTIRDNILYGLNPGTKVNEEAFADAIRKAHVDEFASQLPNGLNTLVGQRGMMLSGGQRQRVAIARALLKNPAILILDEATSALDSVSEELVQNAIEQVSKGRTVLTIAHRLSTIRNADKIAVLENGSVVEQGRYEELITSEAGTFRELVRKQAFMVNS; encoded by the exons ATGATAATACGCTGTGCCTGTATAAAAGGCGCGCTTTCACGCCTTACAAGTCACAGTGGTTTCCGCCGACCGTTCGTGACCTTCAGACCAACAACCATTAGCAGAGGCTTTATCACAGTGCATGGCTTACgttcaatacaaaaacaaatattcgtgCCCACTGTGCGCGGTAATGTGTGTCTGCGAATAGCGCGATTTCGTGGTAATGTAAGCAATAATACACAGCAAGCTGAGAAAGTCACCAAAGTTAAATTACATAGAAAGGATGTAATACGACTTATAGGCTTAGCGAAGTCAGAAAAATTGATACTTATTG cgGCAATGGGTTGTTTGGTGATTTCTTCGGCTATAACAATGAGTGTACCATTCGCATTGGGAAAGATATTGgacataatttttgataaaaaaggaACGCATACAGAGACCATGGAGAAACTGAAAGAATTTTCCATAATTCTGTTAGGCATCTTTGTGCTCGGTGGTTTAACCAACTATTTCCGGGTTTACCTCTTCAATAGTGCTT CTTTACGCATTGTGAAAGATTTGCGCTACAGAGTGTATCGGCGCATGCTTTTACAAGAAACGGGCTGGTTCGACACAAAAGGGACCGGAGAACTGCTGAATCGTTTAGTTAATGATACATATATGATAGGTAACTCATTAAGTCAAAATTTATCGGATGGCTTGCGCTCTACTGTCATGATTGTAGCGGGCACATCTATGATG ATATATACATCACCCAGTCTGGCCCTAGTTAGCACATGTGTGGTACCATGCGTCGCTGGTATGGCTATTGTATACGGACGCTATGTTCGCAACATTACACGTAATCTTTTGGACAAATTTGCTAATATATCAAAATCTGTGGAAGAGCGTCTAGGCAATATAAAGACAGTAAAAGGATTTTGCAAAGAGCAGGAAGAGAGCAAAGCGTATGAAATGCTACTTAGTGATGCTTTAAATCTTGGTTATAAGGAAGTACAAGCACGATCACTATTCTTTGGTTTG ACTGGTTTCTCCGGTAACGTGATAATAATTTCAGTACTATATTATGGTGGCACACTAGTTATTAGTGATGCACTCAGCATTGGCGCACTGACGTCTTTCATACTGTATGCTGCCTATTCTGCAATATCCATTAACGGGCTCTCCAATTTTTACACGGAGTTAAACAAAGGTGTAGGGGCAGCTCAGCGTGTCTGGGAAATACTTGATCGTCAATATTCAATCCCATTACATACAGGTTTCGTACCGAAAATTCCTCCGCGTGGAGAAATTAAGTTTGAGAATGTATTATTCAGTTTTCCATCTCGTGTGGAGAGCATCATTTTGAACAACTTCAATCTCACGCTCCTGCCAGgcgagacaactgctgtggtgGGGCGTAGTGGTTCAGGGAAAACCACTATATCTACATTGTTGTTGCGTCTATATGATCCGTTACAAGGGCGAGTACTGTTGGATGGTATTGATCTAAAAGAATTAAATCCAATTTGGCTACGTAGTCATATTGGTGCAGTAAATCAG GAACCAACGTTGTTTTCTGGAACAATACGTGATAATATACTGTACGGCCTTAATCCCGGCACGAAAGTGAACGAAGAAGCATTTGCAGATGCCATTCGCAAAGCACATGTTGACGAATTCGCCTCACAACTACCGAATGGTCTGAATACGCTTGTTGGGCAACGCGGAATGATGCTAAGTGGCGGGCAAAGACAACGTGTAGCGATAGCAAGAGCGCTTTTAAAG AATCCAGCGATATTGATATTGGACGAAGCAACTAGCGCTCTGGATTCTGTATCAGAAGAATTAGTTCAAAACGCCATTGAGCAAGTATCCAAAGGACGAACAGTACTTACAATTGCGCATAGGTTAAGCACTATACGCAACGCTGATAAAATAGCAGTTTTAGAAAACGGCAGTGTAGTAGAGCAAGGACGCTATGAAGAGCTGATAACAAGTGAAGCTGGTACATTCAGAGAATTAGTACGAAAGCAAGCTTTTATGGTGAATTCTTAA